In a single window of the Myxococcales bacterium genome:
- a CDS encoding radical SAM protein, translated as MSQSRRQLAIVVLPPGPVDRPPLGPAWLATYLQTQGFAVGALDWNLREYRNAAENDRRHWDAIGADSFSGDTTRFFLGSVGRVAEAILAIDAEMLYLPRTEANQDMVREVAREIRRQAPDRPLLVHDVTAFLDTERIICDRLADFIILGEPEETVTEILHRRLNVASWDALRGALPIDSRGAGRFIPREPQRDLDALGFPSFEEFPPADYLSGALPIRSSRGCCYRCLFCGEQPIEGPYRRRSPERVVAEMVQHRRRWGVEEFVFEDLVLDNDPAALLEMSDRLAESRGGFRWSGQLAPREDLPAEAFARLAAAGCRKLTFGVESFSDDLLTAMNKPYTGRAAMENIRQAHAAGIETRLNLIVGFPGETDADFLATVRALHELRDCLDGVDRLQPCRLLPGSLLAAQSENWKLTVSSDRDPDQWSHRGYNNLVWRQKRAAELAIWIGGLNLDFAYDRLVPPEHPFRRLEQPIRRRLAEKIALAPEAVLVTLPPWGFENPPVGLAYLSTYLRAHGFRTAVLDFNIRFYRAVPENQRLLWHVENKNFWSDEKTFPVVRHLLQPLLDEAVAELVRLAPPLLGFSVVDPKERITLEVIKAFRLRNRTTRILLGGPACFTPEYRQIFLDEAGDLIDGYCIGEGEATLLEALRRTLAGESWRDVPGLLTLDEKRACRFTPRPPLADLDALPAPTYDEFDHALYPGDSLILEWSRGCIGNCTYCKGRQISGDFRMRGAAHIVAELKRHVEKHGYRRFTVADNLLNGDPEILAEICERLIADGLEIRWNGEAIPLPAMTRDRLAQMARAGCTEIQWGLESASPRVLRLMGKSRFFTVEQAQQVIRDCHEAGIKTCLFIIVGFPGEEEEDFQQTLRFIRENAPWIDQIKSINSMHVITGTAIQVHAEQFGLELPARDYHYLWRSRDGRNTPAERNRRIRELLTLCRAMQIEVRETNLTEGKQAGPAISPELPLDERAQRLLAEINNLRSFATDGTEAGDRAGPLACGHATPAEATVELEPPAPEEFVAANRALAGVLDGARVFAGPEILEIDLTNFCNLDCVGCWNHSPLLGDRRFTGEEKQRRLPLEMVEKLIDDAARLGAKEVQLSGAGDPLCHPDALAIVRRIKERGLACALITNGTLLTERVCRELVAAGLDRLTVSVWAGSPKVYAAVHPNQSPKTLARIKESLQLLHRLKAEARTFAPKVKVYQVVCHLNAADVAAMVTFAVEALAEFIEFTPIDVVPGATDSLALTDEDRELILRQLHDLPKRPDYLELDPTRGGRRPDADGEGLEFARFIKQSLLPKGFRYELDDITRFDVLCPRKEWRLDVREDNLVENALLFFYPREECERCPLHPQCAIDKARYAVKVEFTSFLGYGSFLRRIQSRAASGYDAGKIDEVPCSIGWTYARVKTDGSVIPCCKADALPLGNLRETDFPTVWTSAAYAEFRRRALSTPKSDPYFRAIDCYAACDNLGHNLAVAERLRRFTAAEIERLKNPRVYFPIERP; from the coding sequence ATGAGTCAAAGCCGCCGCCAGCTCGCCATCGTCGTCCTGCCGCCGGGTCCGGTTGACCGACCGCCCCTGGGACCGGCCTGGCTGGCGACCTATCTGCAAACCCAGGGATTCGCGGTCGGCGCGCTCGATTGGAATCTTCGCGAGTACCGGAACGCCGCCGAAAACGATCGGCGGCACTGGGACGCGATCGGCGCCGACTCGTTTTCCGGCGACACGACGCGGTTTTTCCTGGGTTCGGTCGGCCGCGTCGCCGAGGCGATTCTGGCGATCGATGCCGAAATGCTGTATCTGCCGCGAACCGAAGCAAATCAGGACATGGTTCGCGAGGTCGCGCGCGAAATTCGCCGGCAAGCCCCCGATCGACCGCTGCTGGTCCATGACGTAACGGCTTTTCTCGACACCGAGCGCATCATCTGCGACCGGCTGGCCGATTTCATCATCCTCGGCGAGCCCGAGGAAACGGTGACGGAAATCCTGCACCGGCGCTTGAACGTCGCTTCGTGGGATGCGCTACGCGGCGCTCTGCCGATCGATTCGCGCGGCGCCGGCCGCTTCATTCCCCGCGAACCGCAACGCGACCTGGATGCCCTGGGTTTCCCGAGCTTCGAGGAATTTCCGCCGGCCGATTATTTATCGGGCGCGCTACCGATCCGTTCGAGCCGCGGCTGCTGCTATCGCTGCCTGTTCTGCGGCGAGCAGCCCATCGAAGGCCCGTACCGCCGGCGCAGCCCCGAGCGCGTCGTCGCGGAAATGGTTCAACACCGGAGGCGATGGGGCGTCGAGGAATTCGTCTTCGAGGATTTGGTTCTAGACAACGATCCGGCGGCCTTGCTGGAGATGAGCGATCGCCTGGCGGAAAGCCGCGGGGGTTTTCGCTGGTCGGGGCAGTTGGCGCCGCGGGAAGATCTGCCCGCCGAGGCTTTCGCTCGTTTGGCGGCGGCCGGTTGCCGGAAACTGACCTTCGGCGTCGAAAGTTTTTCCGACGACCTGCTGACGGCGATGAACAAGCCTTACACCGGCCGCGCCGCGATGGAAAACATCCGGCAGGCGCACGCCGCCGGCATCGAAACCCGGCTGAATTTGATCGTCGGTTTTCCCGGGGAAACCGACGCGGATTTTCTCGCCACGGTTCGGGCGTTGCACGAGTTGCGCGATTGCCTGGACGGCGTGGATCGGTTGCAGCCTTGCCGGCTGTTGCCCGGCAGCCTGTTGGCCGCGCAAAGCGAGAACTGGAAGCTGACGGTCTCATCGGATCGCGATCCCGACCAGTGGTCGCACCGCGGCTACAACAACCTTGTCTGGCGGCAAAAGCGCGCCGCCGAATTGGCGATCTGGATCGGCGGGCTGAATCTCGATTTCGCTTACGACCGCCTGGTCCCGCCAGAGCACCCGTTCCGGCGCCTGGAGCAACCCATCCGGCGACGCCTGGCCGAAAAAATCGCCCTGGCGCCCGAGGCGGTGCTGGTGACCTTACCCCCCTGGGGCTTCGAGAATCCGCCGGTCGGCCTGGCTTACCTCTCGACCTACCTGCGCGCCCACGGGTTCCGGACCGCCGTGCTCGATTTCAACATCCGGTTCTATCGCGCCGTGCCCGAAAATCAGCGCCTGTTGTGGCACGTCGAAAACAAGAATTTCTGGTCCGACGAAAAAACGTTCCCCGTCGTCCGGCACCTGCTGCAACCGCTGCTGGACGAGGCCGTCGCCGAACTGGTCCGCCTCGCGCCGCCGCTGCTCGGGTTCAGCGTCGTCGACCCCAAAGAACGCATCACCCTGGAAGTCATCAAGGCCTTCCGCCTCCGCAACCGCACCACGCGCATCCTGCTGGGTGGGCCGGCCTGCTTTACGCCGGAATACCGGCAAATCTTTCTCGATGAAGCGGGCGACCTGATCGACGGTTACTGCATCGGCGAGGGCGAAGCGACCTTGCTGGAAGCCTTGCGCCGCACGCTGGCCGGCGAATCGTGGCGCGACGTTCCCGGCCTGCTGACCTTGGACGAAAAACGCGCCTGCCGGTTCACGCCCCGGCCGCCGCTCGCCGATCTCGACGCCCTGCCCGCGCCGACCTACGATGAGTTCGATCACGCGCTGTACCCCGGCGATTCGCTGATCCTCGAATGGTCGCGCGGCTGCATCGGCAACTGCACCTACTGCAAGGGGCGACAGATCAGCGGCGATTTTCGCATGCGCGGCGCCGCGCACATCGTCGCCGAGTTGAAGCGCCACGTCGAAAAACACGGTTACCGCCGCTTCACCGTCGCCGACAACCTGCTTAACGGCGATCCGGAGATCCTGGCGGAGATTTGCGAACGCCTCATCGCCGACGGCCTGGAAATCCGCTGGAACGGCGAGGCCATCCCCCTGCCCGCGATGACGCGCGACCGGCTCGCGCAAATGGCGCGGGCGGGCTGCACCGAAATTCAATGGGGGTTGGAATCGGCCTCGCCGCGCGTCCTGCGCCTGATGGGCAAAAGCCGCTTCTTCACCGTCGAACAGGCGCAACAAGTCATCCGCGACTGCCACGAAGCGGGGATCAAAACCTGCCTGTTCATCATCGTCGGGTTCCCCGGCGAGGAGGAAGAGGATTTTCAACAGACTCTGCGGTTCATTCGCGAAAACGCGCCGTGGATCGACCAGATCAAGAGCATCAATTCGATGCACGTCATCACCGGCACGGCGATCCAGGTGCACGCCGAACAATTCGGCCTCGAACTGCCGGCGCGGGATTATCATTATCTGTGGCGCTCCCGCGACGGCCGCAACACGCCCGCCGAACGCAACCGCCGGATTCGCGAGCTGCTGACCCTCTGCCGCGCCATGCAAATCGAGGTCCGCGAGACGAACCTCACGGAGGGCAAACAAGCCGGCCCCGCGATCTCCCCCGAACTTCCTCTCGACGAACGGGCGCAACGGCTGCTCGCGGAAATCAACAACCTGCGCAGCTTCGCTACCGATGGCACGGAAGCCGGCGACCGAGCGGGGCCGTTGGCTTGCGGCCATGCGACGCCGGCGGAAGCCACGGTGGAACTCGAACCGCCCGCGCCGGAAGAGTTCGTCGCCGCGAACCGGGCGCTGGCCGGCGTGCTGGACGGCGCGCGGGTTTTCGCCGGTCCGGAAATCCTGGAAATCGACCTGACGAATTTTTGCAACCTGGATTGCGTGGGCTGTTGGAATCACTCGCCCTTGCTCGGTGACCGGCGTTTCACCGGCGAGGAAAAGCAGCGGCGCCTGCCTCTGGAAATGGTCGAAAAACTGATCGACGACGCGGCCCGCCTCGGCGCGAAGGAAGTGCAGCTTTCGGGCGCCGGCGATCCGCTTTGCCATCCCGACGCCCTGGCGATCGTGCGCCGCATCAAGGAACGCGGCCTGGCTTGCGCGCTGATCACCAACGGCACGCTGTTGACCGAACGAGTCTGCCGCGAACTGGTGGCGGCCGGTCTCGACCGGCTGACGGTCAGCGTCTGGGCCGGATCACCCAAGGTCTACGCCGCCGTTCACCCGAACCAGTCACCGAAAACCCTCGCGCGGATCAAGGAATCATTGCAACTCCTGCATCGGTTGAAAGCCGAGGCCCGCACGTTTGCACCCAAAGTGAAGGTTTACCAAGTGGTCTGCCACCTGAACGCGGCGGACGTCGCGGCGATGGTGACCTTCGCGGTCGAGGCGCTGGCGGAGTTCATCGAATTCACGCCGATCGACGTCGTGCCCGGCGCGACCGATTCGTTGGCGCTGACCGACGAGGATCGGGAGCTGATCCTGCGCCAGCTGCACGATCTGCCCAAGCGGCCCGACTACCTCGAACTGGACCCGACGCGCGGCGGGCGCCGGCCTGACGCCGACGGCGAAGGCCTGGAGTTCGCGCGCTTCATCAAGCAAAGCCTGCTGCCGAAGGGTTTCCGTTACGAGCTGGACGACATCACGCGCTTCGACGTGCTGTGTCCGCGCAAGGAATGGCGGCTCGACGTGCGGGAAGACAACCTGGTCGAAAACGCCCTGCTCTTTTTCTACCCGCGGGAGGAATGCGAACGCTGTCCGCTGCATCCGCAATGCGCGATCGACAAGGCGCGCTACGCGGTGAAGGTCGAGTTCACCAGTTTCCTGGGGTACGGTTCGTTTTTACGGCGGATTCAAAGCCGCGCCGCGAGCGGCTACGACGCCGGCAAAATCGACGAAGTGCCGTGCAGCATCGGCTGGACTTACGCCCGCGTGAAAACCGACGGCTCGGTCATTCCATGCTGCAAAGCCGACGCGCTGCCGCTGGGTAACCTGCGGGAAACGGATTTTCCGACCGTCTGGACGAGCGCGGCCTATGCCGAATTCCGCCGTCGCGCGCTGAGCACTCCGAAAAGCGACCCCTATTTCCGGGCGATCGATTGCTATGCGGCCTGCGACAACCTCGGCCATAATCTGGCCGTCGCGGAACGATTGCGCCGCTTTACCGCGGCCGAAATCGAGCGGCTGAAAAACCCCCGAGTCTACTTCCCGATTGAGCGGCCGTGA